A window from candidate division WOR-3 bacterium encodes these proteins:
- the dnaK gene encoding molecular chaperone DnaK, producing the protein MAKVIGIDLGTTFSCVAVMERGQPVVIPNPEGGRTTPSVVAMGKERLVGTLAKRQAVINPEQTVYSIKRFMGRRHSETNEEQKRVPFHVVAAANGDAWVDVDGKRLSPPEVSAMILQYLKKSAEAYLGEVVTKAVITVPAYFNDSQRQATKDAGKIAGLDVLRIINEPTAAALAYGLDKKKTERIAIYDLGGGTFDISVLEIGEGVFEVKSTNGDTHLGGDDFDQRIMDWVIDDFKSEHGVDLAQDKTALQRVKEAAEKAKCELSTSMETSINLPFIWSDEKKGPMHIDMRLTRSKLESLVEDLVQRSFGPVKQALTDAKVTTGEIDEVILVGGQTRMPRVQFLVREFFGKEPHKGINPDEVVAIGAAIQGAVLAGEVKDVVLLDVTPLSLGIETLGGVMTKVIDRNTTIPTRKSQVFTTAEDGQPAVTVHVLQGERELAGDNRTLGRFELAGIPPAPRGTPQIEVTFDIDADGILHVTAKDKATSKEQSIRITASSGLAKDEVDRMVGDAQAHAAEDRKRRELVDSRNRADTLIYQTEKTLKEFGDKVPDVDRRAIEEATSNLRQTMRNDDKAAIDTAIEKLQKVSYKLAEEMYRQKESGQKPGSSGPKSEGDAGKKVDADYTVIDEDKK; encoded by the coding sequence ATGGCGAAGGTCATAGGCATAGATCTCGGGACGACGTTTTCGTGCGTGGCAGTGATGGAGCGCGGGCAGCCGGTAGTGATACCGAATCCCGAGGGCGGTAGGACAACGCCTTCGGTTGTGGCGATGGGCAAGGAGCGGCTCGTGGGCACGCTGGCCAAGCGGCAAGCGGTCATCAATCCCGAGCAAACCGTCTATTCAATCAAGCGTTTCATGGGCCGCCGACACAGCGAGACCAATGAGGAGCAGAAGCGCGTCCCGTTCCACGTGGTCGCGGCGGCGAACGGCGACGCCTGGGTTGACGTTGACGGCAAGCGGCTCTCTCCACCCGAGGTTTCGGCGATGATATTGCAGTACCTGAAGAAGTCGGCTGAGGCGTACCTCGGTGAGGTGGTCACCAAGGCCGTCATCACGGTGCCTGCGTACTTCAATGATTCGCAGCGACAGGCGACCAAGGACGCAGGCAAGATCGCCGGCCTGGACGTTTTGCGCATCATCAACGAGCCGACTGCGGCCGCGCTGGCCTATGGTCTGGACAAGAAGAAGACCGAGCGCATCGCCATCTATGACCTGGGTGGCGGCACCTTTGACATCTCGGTCCTGGAGATAGGTGAAGGGGTCTTCGAGGTTAAATCGACGAACGGCGACACCCACCTTGGCGGCGACGATTTCGACCAGCGGATCATGGACTGGGTCATCGACGATTTCAAGTCCGAACATGGTGTGGATCTGGCTCAGGACAAGACCGCGCTACAGCGGGTGAAGGAAGCCGCGGAGAAAGCCAAGTGCGAGCTCTCGACTTCGATGGAAACATCCATCAACCTGCCATTCATATGGTCTGACGAGAAGAAGGGTCCGATGCATATCGACATGCGCCTGACCCGTTCGAAGCTGGAGTCGCTGGTCGAGGACCTGGTGCAGCGGAGCTTCGGCCCGGTGAAACAGGCGCTGACCGACGCCAAGGTGACGACAGGCGAAATCGACGAGGTGATCCTGGTCGGCGGCCAAACCCGCATGCCGCGGGTGCAGTTCCTGGTCCGTGAGTTCTTCGGCAAGGAGCCGCACAAGGGGATCAACCCGGACGAAGTCGTGGCTATCGGCGCGGCCATCCAGGGCGCGGTCCTGGCCGGCGAGGTGAAAGACGTGGTCCTGCTGGACGTGACGCCTCTCTCACTGGGCATAGAGACTCTGGGCGGCGTGATGACGAAGGTGATTGACCGCAACACCACGATTCCTACCCGGAAGAGCCAGGTGTTCACAACGGCCGAAGACGGCCAGCCCGCGGTGACCGTTCACGTGCTGCAGGGCGAGCGGGAGCTGGCTGGTGACAACCGGACGCTGGGTCGGTTTGAGCTGGCAGGCATTCCCCCGGCCCCGCGCGGCACGCCGCAGATCGAAGTGACCTTCGACATCGATGCCGATGGTATCCTCCACGTTACGGCCAAAGACAAGGCTACCAGCAAGGAGCAGTCGATTCGGATCACCGCCTCGTCGGGTCTGGCCAAGGATGAGGTCGACCGGATGGTCGGTGATGCGCAGGCGCATGCTGCCGAAGACCGGAAGCGACGCGAGCTTGTTGACAGCCGCAACCGTGCCGATACGCTTATCTACCAGACAGAAAAGACCCTCAAAGAGTTTGGCGACAAGGTTCCGGACGTCGACCGGCGCGCAATCGAGGAAGCGACCTCGAACCTGCGCCAGACAATGAGAAACGACGACAAGGCGGCGATAGACACGGCGATAGAGAAACTGCAGAAGGTGAGCTACAAGCTGGCCGAAGAGATGTACCGTCAGAAAGAATCCGGGCAGAAGCCCGGTTCGTCCGGCCCCAAATCGGAAGGGGATGCTGGGAAGAAGGTCGACGCCGACTATACAGTCATCGACGAGGACAAGAAGTAG
- the grpE gene encoding nucleotide exchange factor GrpE, translated as MAQCKKGPVTLLSEQFQEASGACKKLQEEYLRAIADFDNLRKRTQRDGEVSRRIAMEALVMDLLPALDNFGRAAQASSTAATTDSLQRGMDLIHRQLLEALRKHGVEEYSCAGTQFDPRRAEAISFVHTNQHEPGMVVSEISRGYACGDRVLRPARVVVAKAVELSQQADITGKDPRAAVATSQKADVLDQESESKEGEVEEPGRDSE; from the coding sequence ATGGCGCAATGCAAGAAAGGTCCGGTTACGCTCCTCTCCGAGCAGTTTCAGGAGGCTTCAGGGGCATGCAAGAAGTTACAGGAAGAGTACTTACGCGCCATAGCAGATTTCGACAATCTACGTAAGAGGACCCAGCGAGACGGTGAAGTGAGCCGAAGAATAGCTATGGAGGCGTTGGTGATGGACCTGCTGCCGGCTTTGGATAACTTCGGGCGAGCCGCCCAAGCCTCAAGCACGGCTGCAACCACCGATAGTCTCCAGAGGGGCATGGATCTTATCCACCGGCAGTTGCTTGAGGCGCTGCGCAAACACGGCGTCGAAGAGTATAGCTGCGCGGGGACCCAATTCGATCCGCGCAGGGCGGAGGCCATTAGTTTCGTTCACACTAACCAGCACGAGCCCGGAATGGTAGTGAGCGAGATAAGCCGGGGATACGCCTGCGGAGATCGCGTTCTACGGCCGGCGAGGGTCGTGGTGGCCAAAGCGGTTGAGTTGAGCCAGCAGGCCGATATCACAGGCAAGGACCCAAGAGCCGCGGTCGCCACCAGCCAGAAGGCAGACGTATTGGACCAGGAGTCAGAGTCGAAGGAAGGCGAAGTTGAGGAGCCGGGCAGAGATTCGGAATGA
- a CDS encoding MFS transporter yields the protein MFNVIITGITSFLTDMATEMVYPLIPLYLTALGAPPAILGVIEGFAESTASILKVFSGRLSDKLRRRKPIAIFGYSGSMLGRLVLYLSNAWWLVFAGRMVDRIGKGIRGAPRDAIIADCTPPGKRGMAFGLHRAMDSMGAAVGVIAAILLVAATGKGMARHDYQRIFLFSLIPAVLGVAALFLVRERKCEHSVRQPLNLSFRGLPPRLRWFLLVVTLFALGNSSNQFLLLRAKNVGLSVTAVLGAYLVYNVVYSLISWPAGHLSDRIGRKPLLIASYVAYGLVYFGFAAAASLFHLPPLVTVFALFALYGVFSALNDGQEKALVTDMAPPEHRATFIGLHSTLTGVGLLPASLLAGGLWSLFGAAAPFWFGGALGLLAAVGLAIVL from the coding sequence GTGTTCAACGTCATCATCACCGGCATCACGAGCTTCCTCACTGACATGGCGACCGAAATGGTCTACCCGCTCATTCCGCTCTACCTGACCGCGCTCGGCGCTCCGCCCGCCATCCTCGGTGTCATCGAAGGATTTGCCGAGAGCACGGCCTCAATCCTCAAGGTCTTTTCAGGCCGCCTCTCGGACAAGCTGCGCCGCCGCAAGCCGATTGCCATCTTCGGCTACTCCGGCTCGATGCTGGGGCGGCTTGTCCTGTATCTATCGAACGCGTGGTGGCTGGTCTTTGCCGGCCGCATGGTCGACCGTATCGGCAAGGGCATCCGGGGTGCGCCGCGCGACGCGATCATCGCTGACTGCACCCCTCCGGGCAAGCGTGGCATGGCCTTCGGCCTCCACCGAGCCATGGACTCGATGGGCGCTGCTGTCGGAGTGATCGCCGCGATACTGCTGGTAGCAGCCACCGGCAAAGGCATGGCCCGGCACGACTACCAGCGCATCTTTCTCTTTTCGCTCATCCCCGCGGTGCTGGGCGTGGCCGCCCTGTTCCTTGTCCGTGAGCGGAAGTGCGAGCACTCGGTCCGGCAGCCGCTGAATCTATCCTTCCGCGGCCTGCCGCCCAGGCTCCGCTGGTTCCTGCTGGTCGTGACCCTGTTTGCACTCGGCAACTCCTCCAACCAGTTCCTGCTCCTGCGTGCCAAGAACGTGGGGCTGTCCGTCACAGCGGTTCTCGGTGCGTACCTTGTCTACAACGTTGTCTACAGCCTGATCTCCTGGCCGGCCGGACACCTGTCCGACCGCATCGGCCGCAAGCCCCTGCTCATCGCCAGCTACGTCGCCTACGGCCTCGTCTACTTCGGCTTCGCCGCCGCCGCTTCCCTGTTCCATCTGCCGCCGCTCGTCACGGTCTTCGCCCTGTTTGCCCTTTACGGCGTCTTCAGTGCCCTGAACGACGGCCAGGAAAAGGCGCTGGTCACCGACATGGCGCCACCCGAGCATCGGGCCACATTCATCGGGCTGCACTCGACGCTGACCGGCGTCGGCCTGCTGCCCGCATCTCTACTTGCCGGAGGTCTCTGGAGCCTGTTCGGCGCGGCCGCCCCGTTCTGGTTCGGCGGCGCGCTGGGACTTCTCGCCGCCGTCGGCCTCGCCATCGTCCTCTGA
- a CDS encoding TrkA family potassium uptake protein, with product MKQFVVIGLGNFGYTVATRLHQIGHQVLAADSNATRVEHTKDLVTQAVIIDAKDKSALAEVVTDTIDAAVVGLGDSVEASLLCVLYLKELGVKRIIAKASSDDHGRILESIGTSEVIYPERDSALRVAEKLNAPTSVIDYIELSPDYSIIDVATPDDFVGKTLKQLALPKKQGILVIAVRNVMKGGEIQLLPPADYKFEPDSIITVIGRYEDLNKLTI from the coding sequence ATGAAGCAATTCGTAGTAATCGGGCTCGGTAACTTCGGATACACAGTCGCGACCCGTCTTCACCAGATCGGTCATCAGGTACTGGCAGCGGACTCCAACGCGACTAGAGTCGAGCACACAAAGGACCTAGTGACGCAGGCGGTGATCATTGACGCCAAGGACAAGAGCGCGCTGGCCGAGGTCGTGACCGACACTATTGACGCGGCAGTGGTCGGACTCGGCGACTCGGTTGAGGCAAGCCTGCTTTGCGTACTCTACTTGAAGGAACTCGGGGTCAAACGCATCATCGCCAAGGCATCGAGCGACGACCACGGCCGCATCCTCGAGTCCATCGGCACGTCGGAAGTCATCTACCCGGAACGTGACTCCGCCCTGAGGGTGGCTGAGAAGCTGAATGCGCCCACCAGCGTCATCGACTACATTGAACTCTCGCCCGACTACAGCATCATCGACGTGGCCACGCCCGACGACTTTGTAGGAAAGACCCTCAAGCAACTGGCACTGCCGAAGAAGCAGGGCATCCTGGTCATTGCGGTGAGGAACGTGATGAAGGGGGGCGAGATCCAACTCCTGCCGCCGGCCGACTACAAGTTCGAGCCCGACTCGATCATCACCGTCATCGGCCGCTACGAAGACCTGAACAAACTCACGATCTAG
- a CDS encoding helix-turn-helix domain-containing protein — MNSYSLGSRTDGMRRPIDTFRVPPELGHRLRDLRLRAGLTQPELAQVMGRTGKGKACIVSRMEKGRVQFPSLGLVADFLRGCRAGFKEILDILDLYTELPTTQQQVFGKALAKVAASVPEKWQAQVTKYDLRIDIPKTAPEKTPVQVKPDLSHRLERARRNAAAARRRVLYGRFLSRAVNETGLDPVMSVTVPLFNHGLELFRILYRTRKAKPGRREKLLAESRVTFEQASGFAPEAIQKLEDGVRREFARLEMAGDLDWLPDLSLDEYEASLLKPAGRRDARKVHLRELSLKIGEYSAACRAVTEQVWQDVQPFLDEAGVAKERRAVYRRLGGVCCTAVLNSEPGSEMDRHEIEAYVQEPQWIRLGLDTALAQKLAGIMLVRFRELAKTLPPDPRLRW, encoded by the coding sequence ATGAATTCATATAGTTTGGGCAGCAGGACCGATGGCATGAGAAGACCGATTGATACGTTCCGCGTCCCGCCTGAACTGGGCCATCGGCTCAGAGACCTCAGGCTCAGGGCCGGGCTGACCCAACCGGAGTTGGCTCAGGTCATGGGCCGGACCGGCAAGGGCAAGGCATGCATTGTGAGCCGGATGGAGAAGGGCAGGGTGCAGTTCCCGTCGCTCGGACTCGTCGCCGATTTCCTGCGCGGATGCCGGGCCGGGTTCAAAGAGATCCTCGATATCCTCGACCTCTACACCGAGCTGCCGACAACCCAGCAGCAGGTGTTCGGAAAGGCCCTGGCCAAGGTCGCGGCGAGCGTTCCCGAGAAATGGCAGGCTCAGGTGACGAAGTACGACCTGCGCATCGACATTCCGAAGACGGCTCCGGAGAAGACTCCGGTGCAGGTGAAGCCCGACCTGTCGCATCGGCTGGAGCGTGCGCGGAGGAATGCGGCGGCAGCGAGAAGGCGCGTTCTCTATGGCCGGTTCCTGTCGCGGGCGGTGAACGAGACGGGACTGGACCCGGTGATGAGCGTGACCGTGCCGCTGTTCAATCACGGGCTGGAGTTGTTCCGGATTCTCTACAGGACGCGGAAGGCGAAACCGGGAAGAAGGGAGAAGCTCCTGGCTGAGTCGAGGGTCACGTTCGAGCAGGCGAGTGGGTTTGCGCCGGAGGCCATCCAGAAGCTCGAGGATGGCGTGCGGCGGGAGTTTGCCCGGCTGGAGATGGCGGGAGATTTGGACTGGCTGCCGGACCTGAGCCTCGATGAGTACGAGGCCAGCCTGCTCAAGCCGGCCGGCAGGCGGGACGCGCGGAAAGTACATCTGCGTGAGTTGTCACTGAAGATCGGGGAGTACTCGGCCGCGTGCCGGGCCGTGACCGAGCAAGTCTGGCAGGATGTACAGCCGTTCCTGGATGAGGCGGGAGTGGCGAAAGAGCGGAGGGCGGTCTACCGGCGGTTGGGAGGAGTATGCTGTACTGCCGTGTTGAACAGCGAGCCGGGGAGCGAGATGGACCGGCATGAGATTGAAGCGTATGTCCAGGAGCCGCAGTGGATTCGGCTCGGGCTGGACACTGCGCTCGCGCAGAAGCTTGCCGGCATCATGCTCGTCCGTTTCCGCGAACTGGCCAAGACACTCCCTCCGGATCCTCGGCTGAGGTGGTAG